The DNA region TCCACGTGCTCGTCCTTGAGTCTGAGGATCTCGACCGTGCGGCGCTCTACGTGAGTGTCGTCGTCGGCCGTGCCAGCCCAGTGCAGGACGCCAGCTTCCACATCACCCACTCGGACGACATCTGAGGCATGGACTCGAAGGTCGGCCAGCGACCGCCGTGCGCTCGATACGATCGCGATGAACTCCTCGGGGCCGTCGAACTCGATCCACTCCGGTCGTTGATGATCCACATACCCGGCGGCGAACAAGATGGAGACAGTGCTCAGCTCACCGGAACTGAAGATTCCCGCGATCTGCGCGAGCAAGAACGTCATCAGATCCTCCTCCGTATTCTTGGCGCTCGACATTCTCGGCGCTCGACGAGAACGGACCGCTCGAATAGTGTGAAAGACCATGATTGCTGTGTTGGGTCATCTGGTCGTGGATCCCGAAAACCGTGACTCGTTCCTCGCGGTGTCGCTGGGGGCAATTCAAGCAGCCCGACGTACGCCCGGATGCCTGCATTTCACGGTCACGGCCGACCCTGTCGAGCCAGCCTGGGTGGCGATTGCCGAGCTGTGGTCGAGCCGAGCGGAGCTGGAGGCATTCCGAAGCAGTCCGTCTGGTGAGGACGACGCCAACCCATCCGCGTACGTCCGCGAGTTTCATGTCACGGAGTACGACGTCGCTGACCTTTGACGCTGAAGATCCGCGCGGGGGCGATGCCGGGTCATAATCACGGGGTGACTGCCGAGCGAGCGCCCATGGTTCGGGAGTTGGGTCGTGGGCGTCCGATTCTTGTGGTCCACGGGGGGATGGGCAACGAGGTGCCGTGGCTGCGGGTCGCCAAGGCGATGAGTACGCGCTATCGGGTTGTGCTGATCCGTCGACGGCTGTATCGCTTGGAGATCCCGGTTCGACTGGAGCAGGCCATCGCGGACCAGGTGGCAGAGGTCTTGGACGTCGCCCGTGGGTTCGATGAGCCTTGCGTCATCGTCGGCCATTCATCTGGCGCACTCATTGCGCTCGAGGCGTTGGCTGCCGATTCGGGTCCCTTTGCGGGCGGGATCATCTACGAACCGCCGACCCCCTTGCCTGAGCTTCCTTTTGGTGAGCCAGGTCTCGGGCCACGGGCTCGCGCTGCCCTCGACGCTGGGCATGTCGGCCGCGCGTTGCAGATTTACCTCCGTGAGGGCTTCAGAGCACCCAACTGGTGGAGCGCCGTTGCGCCGGCGCTGGCACTGCTGCCGGTGGTTCGACAGTTCGTACCTCGTCAGATCGACGATTACGAGTCGATGGTCAGGCTCGGTGTCCGCTTAGATGCCTACGCGACTATCGATTGTCCCCTGTGGGTCCTCGCTGGGGAGAAGAGCCCGGCTCACTTCCGGCAACGGTCCGCGCGGTTGGCCGCCACGCATCCCCGAGCCGACTTGGTCATGCTGCCGGGGGCTGGTCACAATGCAAACCAGTCGCAGCCGCGACGGTTGGGTGACCTCATCTGCGACTTCGCCAAACCACTGATCGGCGATTCTGCGGGACGCGCATGACAGACCGCAGTCGGAGAGATGCTGGGAAGAGCGCCGGGTCAGCGGCGTCGGGTGACAGTGGGGAGTCCTCTTCGGTGCTCACGTACGACGAGGTCGGGGCGACTGCAGCAGCTGAATTGCCGTCCGGCTACCGGCATCTGCACGAGTGGCGTCAGATCGGTTTCGGCCAGGAATGGTTCATCGAGGCCTCGCAGCGGCTGCTCAGCTGGAACGCTCACCGGCGGGCTGGGGTCCGAGTTGATACTGCGTCGCCGGTATCGCTCGACCAGGCTGTGGTGTTGCGGCTCCGTTTCGGGCCGCTCAGGTTCACCGCTCCGGTACGCGTCGTCGACTACATCGACACCCCGACCGAGCGTGGGTTCGCCTACGGGACGCTGCC from Microlunatus phosphovorus NM-1 includes:
- a CDS encoding putative quinol monooxygenase; its protein translation is MIAVLGHLVVDPENRDSFLAVSLGAIQAARRTPGCLHFTVTADPVEPAWVAIAELWSSRAELEAFRSSPSGEDDANPSAYVREFHVTEYDVADL
- a CDS encoding alpha/beta fold hydrolase, encoding MTAERAPMVRELGRGRPILVVHGGMGNEVPWLRVAKAMSTRYRVVLIRRRLYRLEIPVRLEQAIADQVAEVLDVARGFDEPCVIVGHSSGALIALEALAADSGPFAGGIIYEPPTPLPELPFGEPGLGPRARAALDAGHVGRALQIYLREGFRAPNWWSAVAPALALLPVVRQFVPRQIDDYESMVRLGVRLDAYATIDCPLWVLAGEKSPAHFRQRSARLAATHPRADLVMLPGAGHNANQSQPRRLGDLICDFAKPLIGDSAGRA